From Gemmatimonadaceae bacterium, the proteins below share one genomic window:
- a CDS encoding Rdx family protein, which translates to MRDRWPEAEVGLTPSGGGVFEVFLDDQLVFSKKQLGRHAQPGEVLQLIDARLG; encoded by the coding sequence TTGCGGGATCGTTGGCCGGAGGCCGAGGTGGGCCTGACCCCCTCGGGCGGCGGCGTGTTCGAGGTGTTCCTCGACGACCAGTTGGTGTTCTCCAAGAAGCAGCTTGGCCGGCACGCCCAGCCGGGTGAGGTGCTGCAGCTGATCGACGCGCGGTTGGGCTAG
- a CDS encoding GspH/FimT family pseudopilin yields the protein MRRGVTLAELVVTCTLIGLVAGIAIPRSRDVLDGLRLRQAAHEVSAALMLTRAAAIRRGELARLIVDSAQGSLRIESGGDTLHQRHLAKLHYVSLRASRDTITYAPSGMGFGLANSTIVVRIRQRAETLTVARLGRVRESY from the coding sequence ATGCGCCGCGGCGTCACCCTCGCCGAACTCGTCGTCACCTGCACGCTGATCGGCCTCGTCGCGGGAATCGCCATCCCGCGCAGTCGCGATGTGCTCGACGGCCTGCGACTGCGGCAGGCGGCCCACGAGGTCTCCGCCGCTCTGATGCTCACCCGCGCCGCAGCCATCCGGCGCGGCGAACTCGCGCGCCTCATCGTGGACAGTGCGCAGGGCAGCCTGCGCATCGAGTCCGGCGGCGACACCCTGCACCAACGCCACCTCGCCAAGCTGCACTACGTGAGCCTGCGCGCCTCGCGCGACACCATCACCTATGCGCCGTCGGGGATGGGATTCGGCCTGGCCAACTCGACCATCGTGGTGCGGATCCGCCAGCGCGCGGAGACACTGACCGTGGCGCGGTTGGGACGGGTGCGGGAGAGTTACTAA
- a CDS encoding DEAD/DEAH box helicase, translating to MTFVDLGLGEAMLASLAKAGYSRPTPIQQQAIPLALKGRDLMGLAQTGTGKTAAFTIPIIERLIGGPKRTRALVLTPTRELCQQVEASVRKYGTGTGLEVVSVYGGVGYEGQTEALRGGVDIVVATPGRLIDHLEKQNVVFDDLEVLVLDEADRMLDMGFAPQINRIVATIHPYRQTLLFSATMPPEVEALARKYLRKPMVVQVGRRSQAANTVRHFVYPVPGHRKSSLLTHLVSEMEADDSVLVFTRTKHGADRVVRHLEHEGVHADALHADKSQAQRDQALKRFKDGKTRVLVATDIAQRGLDISGITHVINYDVPQQAEDYVHRIGRTGRAAKEGDAFTFMSTEEIGMVRTIERVIGQEIPRISVSGFDFGT from the coding sequence ATCACCTTCGTCGACCTCGGACTGGGCGAGGCGATGCTGGCCTCGCTCGCCAAGGCTGGCTACTCGCGGCCGACGCCGATTCAACAGCAGGCGATCCCGCTGGCCTTGAAGGGCCGCGACCTGATGGGCCTCGCGCAGACGGGCACGGGCAAGACGGCGGCGTTCACGATTCCCATCATCGAACGACTGATTGGCGGCCCCAAGCGCACGCGCGCCCTCGTCCTGACGCCCACGCGCGAACTCTGCCAGCAGGTGGAGGCCAGTGTCCGCAAGTACGGCACGGGCACGGGGCTCGAGGTCGTATCGGTCTACGGCGGCGTCGGCTACGAAGGCCAGACGGAGGCGCTGCGTGGTGGCGTCGACATCGTGGTGGCGACGCCGGGTCGCCTGATCGACCACCTCGAGAAGCAGAACGTGGTGTTTGACGACCTCGAGGTCCTGGTCCTCGACGAGGCCGATCGCATGCTCGACATGGGCTTCGCGCCACAGATCAACCGCATCGTCGCGACCATCCACCCGTACCGGCAGACCCTGCTGTTCTCGGCGACCATGCCGCCTGAAGTGGAAGCTTTGGCGCGGAAGTACCTGCGCAAGCCGATGGTCGTGCAGGTCGGGCGTCGCTCGCAGGCCGCCAACACGGTGCGGCACTTCGTGTATCCGGTGCCGGGCCATCGGAAGTCGTCGCTGCTCACGCACTTGGTCAGCGAGATGGAAGCGGACGACTCCGTGCTGGTGTTCACGCGCACGAAGCACGGCGCCGACCGCGTCGTGCGGCATCTCGAGCACGAGGGCGTGCACGCCGATGCCCTGCACGCCGACAAGTCGCAGGCGCAGCGCGACCAGGCGCTCAAGCGCTTCAAGGACGGGAAGACGCGCGTGTTGGTCGCCACGGACATCGCGCAGCGCGGGCTCGACATCTCGGGCATCACGCACGTGATCAACTACGACGTGCCGCAGCAGGCCGAGGACTACGTGCACCGCATCGGTCGTACCGGCCGCGCCGCCAAGGAAGGGGATGCCTTCACGTTCATGAGCACCGAGGAGATTGGGATGGTGCGCACGATTGAGCGGGTGATTGGGCAGGAGATCCCGCGGATCTCGGTGAGCGGGTTCGACTTCGGGACTTGA
- a CDS encoding alpha/beta fold hydrolase: protein MSERLPPSEWFPAGIADIKVRRVALASGPTLRVLEAGPADGAPVLLVHGWAVSAYLWRRNILPLASAGFRVYVPDLLGHGLSDAPNAAGSYTLSRFVASLRELLDALGVERAGIAAQSMGGKIAVQLALDAPERVRALSLYGPVGFGPIPPWQMLSPLLPTPSGELISLFVPRAMVAFVQHRVYGKLGWFSERDVDEYWAPTQFPAVVRAGFQMLQEFPWQMWDEATLARLQVPTHVVFGTRDRTVRPGHAERLVAALPNGRLTWIADGGHVVMEEAPERVNALLLADFAA, encoded by the coding sequence TTGAGCGAACGGCTTCCGCCGTCGGAGTGGTTTCCGGCGGGCATCGCCGACATCAAGGTGCGGCGCGTCGCGCTGGCGTCCGGGCCGACGCTGCGCGTGCTTGAGGCTGGCCCCGCGGACGGCGCGCCCGTGCTCCTGGTGCACGGCTGGGCGGTCAGTGCGTATCTCTGGCGTCGCAACATCCTGCCCTTGGCCTCGGCGGGATTCCGCGTGTACGTGCCCGACCTGCTCGGCCACGGGCTCTCCGACGCGCCGAATGCGGCCGGGTCGTACACGCTGTCACGGTTCGTCGCGAGTCTGCGCGAGCTGCTCGACGCGCTCGGCGTGGAGAGGGCCGGGATTGCCGCCCAGTCGATGGGCGGAAAGATCGCCGTGCAGTTGGCGCTGGACGCCCCGGAGCGCGTTCGCGCACTCTCGCTCTACGGACCGGTGGGGTTCGGGCCCATCCCGCCCTGGCAGATGCTCTCGCCACTCCTGCCCACACCGTCCGGCGAACTGATCTCGCTGTTCGTCCCGCGGGCGATGGTGGCCTTTGTGCAGCATCGCGTCTACGGGAAGTTGGGCTGGTTCAGCGAGCGCGATGTCGATGAGTACTGGGCGCCGACGCAGTTTCCTGCCGTGGTGCGCGCAGGCTTCCAGATGCTCCAGGAGTTTCCCTGGCAGATGTGGGATGAGGCCACGCTCGCGCGCCTGCAGGTTCCCACGCACGTCGTGTTCGGCACGCGCGACCGCACGGTGCGGCCGGGACACGCCGAGCGGCTCGTCGCCGCGCTCCCGAATGGGCGTCTCACGTGGATTGCCGATGGTGGCCACGTCGTGATGGAGGAGGCGCCCGAGCGGGTCAACGCGTTGTTGCTCGCGGACTTCGCCGCTTAG
- a CDS encoding alpha/beta hydrolase has translation MRGEFVDVGAGRLYYYAAGTRGSGLPVVLLHGFPMSSRLWSHVVRDFPPGHRLVVADLPGFGRSDAPLSAAAGCSDHAELLSALLDDLTIDRAIIVGHGLGGGVAQAFAVQWPERVAGLGLVSSAAFGQRPRRMARMARALGPLARITPPALLAGLVHGSVARGFADPARSHLVLDSCLRQFTSPSGRDALIRHLAAIRHCDTGPWSARLAELRVPAVVVWGESDPFYPVALGERLQAVLRGSTLHVLPGASHFVPEDSPDALLRALAPLLEAVPVPP, from the coding sequence ATGCGCGGTGAGTTCGTCGATGTGGGGGCCGGACGCCTCTATTACTACGCCGCGGGCACCCGGGGCTCGGGCCTGCCTGTCGTGTTGCTGCACGGATTCCCGATGTCCAGCCGTCTCTGGAGCCACGTGGTCCGGGACTTCCCCCCCGGACACCGGCTGGTGGTCGCGGACCTCCCGGGATTCGGTCGCAGCGACGCGCCTTTGTCGGCGGCCGCCGGATGCAGTGATCACGCCGAGCTCTTGAGCGCACTCCTCGACGATCTTACGATCGACCGTGCAATCATCGTGGGCCACGGACTCGGTGGCGGCGTGGCGCAGGCATTCGCCGTGCAGTGGCCTGAGCGCGTGGCGGGGCTAGGTCTCGTCAGCAGCGCCGCATTCGGCCAGCGCCCGCGCCGCATGGCGCGAATGGCGCGTGCGCTCGGGCCCCTGGCACGCATCACGCCGCCGGCCCTCCTCGCTGGTCTCGTGCACGGCTCGGTGGCGCGCGGCTTTGCCGATCCGGCACGCTCACACCTCGTGCTCGACTCCTGCCTGCGGCAGTTCACCTCGCCCAGCGGGCGCGATGCACTCATTCGGCATCTCGCCGCCATCCGGCACTGCGACACCGGCCCGTGGTCTGCACGACTCGCGGAACTGCGCGTGCCGGCCGTGGTGGTGTGGGGCGAAAGCGACCCCTTCTATCCCGTCGCACTCGGCGAGCGGCTGCAGGCCGTGTTGCGCGGATCGACGCTGCACGTCCTGCCCGGCGCCTCGCACTTTGTACCAGAGGACTCGCCGGACGCGCTGTTGCGGGCGCTCGCCCCGCTACTTGAGGCCGTGCCGGTCCCGCCGTAG
- a CDS encoding PadR family transcriptional regulator, with product MPRESLDVVRGTLDLILLKTLSWGPMHGVGIIRWIEDVTQRQLLVEEGALYPALHRLEERDWLTAEWGLTETGRRAKYYDLTALGRRQLATEASRWNRYATAMARILAAPGAR from the coding sequence GTGCCGCGCGAATCGCTCGACGTCGTTAGGGGAACACTCGACCTCATCCTCCTCAAGACCCTCAGCTGGGGGCCGATGCACGGCGTCGGCATCATCCGCTGGATCGAGGACGTCACGCAACGACAGTTGCTGGTCGAGGAGGGCGCGCTCTACCCGGCCCTGCACCGCCTCGAGGAGCGTGATTGGCTCACCGCCGAATGGGGCCTCACGGAGACGGGCCGCCGGGCGAAGTACTACGACCTCACGGCGCTGGGCCGACGCCAGCTGGCGACCGAGGCCTCGCGGTGGAACCGCTACGCCACGGCGATGGCTCGAATCCTCGCGGCGCCGGGGGCACGATGA
- a CDS encoding ABC transporter permease has protein sequence MSGPTRRDFSLPESSERVESVVDEEFRFHLEERRAQLVAEGMSADDAEREVQRRFGDVASYRRETAAIDRRKVRSRRRAGFARSLWRESRRAGRLLRRDRGFVLMATATLGLGLAAVMAVFAVVDAVLLQPLPIPDPDRVVAVRHPATVPGSGQRIWGLSTGGYVHLRQHARTLAELGIYSTSSFTVLADGEAAVARLGVATPSTLRVLGARAVYGRLFGDADAAPGAPEVAVLSAEYHRSHFGADPAVIGKSLETGSGDYEIIGVAAPGLTAPMPGPFADASDLTGFGVDVWVPMHVNEAGPFYNSHPYVGVARLADGADAESATGELSALLARFPEWMPQAYTESFLANYDFRIAATPLHAAVVGPQATRALWLLLSVVALVLAAATANVANLFLARLEARRQESAVRTALGASTAQMAAHFAAESLLVCGAALAIGLALAYAALELLPWLAPRDVARIHEANLGAAPVALGIALALGVAAALALAPAMRRSLDVAALRDGSRTLAASPRRRLLRQGLVVAQLAATMVLLSVALMLVRGARTLRGVDAGFDPQGVLSFEVWLPFSTYDTRERAAAFYRDLETRLRALPGVAEVGFGPLPLEDFGTGCSVVFREGRPYETGQQPPCVSTPVALPGYFDALRITVNGERPSWRDVDARTQAVVVTQALAERLWPGEDPIGRGIGSNGSNAQSWYRVVGVVPELHAEALDAPPTEAVFYAATSLIPNQRTDAINYLSVFIRTAQGKPMEMLPAVREAVRAIDARVPIVKPRDLPEVVTRSMGRLRFLLALIGVSALVAFVVSAIGTYGVVAYLVTQRRAEVGIRMALGASAASVVRLIVSQSLAVAVVGVGAGLLGAVYASRALSAMVFTAGSAGPLLLLLVGASLVGVVLAASLGPARRATRVHPAEALRT, from the coding sequence ATGAGCGGCCCCACCCGCCGAGACTTTTCGCTGCCCGAGTCCTCAGAGCGCGTGGAGTCGGTAGTCGATGAGGAATTTCGTTTCCACCTCGAGGAACGCCGCGCCCAACTGGTGGCCGAGGGCATGAGCGCCGATGATGCGGAACGCGAGGTGCAACGCCGATTCGGCGACGTCGCGAGCTACCGCCGCGAAACCGCCGCCATCGACCGTCGCAAGGTCCGCTCCCGCCGCCGGGCCGGGTTTGCTCGCTCGTTGTGGCGCGAGTCGCGGCGGGCCGGCCGACTCCTGCGGCGCGACCGCGGCTTCGTTCTGATGGCGACGGCGACGCTCGGACTCGGACTCGCGGCCGTGATGGCGGTGTTCGCGGTGGTCGACGCGGTGCTCCTGCAACCGCTGCCGATTCCCGATCCCGACCGCGTGGTGGCCGTGCGACACCCGGCCACGGTCCCTGGCAGCGGCCAGCGTATCTGGGGCCTTTCCACCGGCGGCTACGTGCACCTGCGTCAGCACGCGCGTACGCTGGCAGAGCTCGGCATCTACAGCACCTCGTCGTTCACCGTCCTCGCCGACGGCGAGGCTGCGGTCGCGCGCCTCGGCGTCGCGACACCGAGCACCCTGCGGGTGCTCGGCGCGCGCGCCGTGTATGGACGCCTCTTCGGTGACGCCGATGCCGCGCCCGGCGCGCCAGAGGTGGCCGTACTCTCCGCCGAGTACCACCGCAGCCACTTCGGCGCGGACCCTGCCGTCATCGGCAAGAGCCTTGAGACCGGCAGCGGAGACTACGAGATCATTGGCGTCGCGGCACCTGGCCTCACGGCGCCGATGCCCGGACCCTTTGCCGACGCCAGTGACCTCACGGGATTCGGCGTCGACGTGTGGGTGCCAATGCACGTCAACGAGGCCGGTCCCTTCTACAACTCGCATCCATACGTCGGAGTCGCGCGGCTGGCTGACGGCGCGGATGCCGAATCTGCCACCGGCGAGCTGTCTGCACTGTTGGCGCGCTTCCCGGAGTGGATGCCGCAGGCCTACACCGAGTCGTTCCTCGCCAACTACGACTTCCGCATCGCGGCCACCCCGTTGCACGCTGCCGTGGTCGGGCCGCAAGCGACGCGCGCGCTCTGGCTCCTGCTCAGCGTAGTCGCGCTCGTGCTCGCAGCCGCGACGGCAAACGTCGCCAACCTGTTCCTTGCACGCCTTGAGGCACGGCGCCAGGAATCTGCCGTGCGCACGGCGCTGGGAGCGTCGACGGCACAGATGGCGGCGCACTTCGCAGCGGAGTCCCTGCTGGTCTGTGGTGCCGCCCTGGCCATCGGCCTGGCGCTGGCGTACGCGGCACTCGAACTGCTGCCCTGGCTCGCTCCGCGCGATGTCGCCCGCATCCACGAGGCGAACCTCGGAGCCGCGCCCGTGGCGCTCGGCATCGCGCTCGCACTCGGTGTCGCCGCCGCGCTGGCCCTCGCACCCGCGATGCGGAGGTCCCTCGACGTCGCCGCACTGCGCGATGGCAGCCGGACGCTGGCGGCCTCGCCCCGCCGGCGCCTGCTACGCCAGGGCCTTGTCGTGGCGCAGCTTGCCGCGACGATGGTCCTGCTGAGCGTCGCGTTGATGCTCGTGCGCGGTGCGCGCACGCTGCGGGGCGTCGACGCCGGATTCGACCCTCAGGGCGTCCTCAGCTTCGAGGTGTGGCTGCCGTTCTCCACCTACGACACGCGGGAACGCGCTGCCGCGTTCTACCGGGATCTCGAGACGCGATTGCGCGCGCTGCCGGGCGTCGCGGAGGTGGGCTTCGGCCCGCTGCCGCTCGAGGACTTCGGCACCGGCTGCAGCGTGGTATTTCGCGAGGGACGGCCATACGAGACGGGCCAGCAACCCCCTTGTGTCTCCACACCCGTGGCGTTGCCCGGCTACTTCGATGCGCTGCGCATCACGGTCAACGGCGAGCGTCCCTCCTGGCGGGACGTCGATGCGCGCACGCAGGCGGTCGTCGTCACGCAGGCACTCGCCGAGCGCCTCTGGCCCGGCGAGGATCCGATCGGTCGCGGGATCGGCAGCAACGGGAGCAACGCCCAGTCGTGGTATCGCGTCGTGGGTGTGGTCCCGGAACTGCACGCCGAGGCGCTCGACGCGCCGCCCACGGAGGCCGTGTTCTACGCCGCAACGAGCTTGATCCCCAACCAACGGACCGATGCGATCAACTACCTATCCGTGTTCATCCGCACGGCGCAGGGTAAGCCGATGGAGATGCTGCCTGCGGTGCGGGAGGCCGTGCGCGCAATCGATGCGCGCGTGCCCATTGTCAAGCCGCGCGACCTACCCGAGGTGGTCACGCGGTCGATGGGCCGCCTGCGGTTCCTGCTCGCCCTGATCGGTGTGTCAGCGCTCGTCGCGTTTGTAGTGAGCGCCATCGGCACCTATGGCGTGGTGGCATATCTCGTCACGCAGCGACGCGCCGAGGTGGGGATCCGTATGGCATTGGGAGCCAGCGCGGCGAGTGTCGTCCGGTTGATCGTCTCGCAGTCCCTGGCGGTCGCCGTGGTCGGTGTCGGCGCGGGCTTGCTCGGCGCGGTGTACGCGTCGCGCGCGCTCTCGGCGATGGTGTTCACGGCTGGCTCGGCGGGTCCACTGCTGCTCCTGCTCGTGGGGGCGAGCCTCGTGGGCGTCGTGCTGGCAGCGAGTCTCGGTCCAGCTCGCCGCGCCACGCGCGTGCATCCGGCGGAGGCGCTTCGGACCTAG
- a CDS encoding protein kinase, with product MADEDLLPRAAAAVADHFHIEAEIGRGGMAVVYRATDLRLRRKVALKVLPPDLAYRDEVKRRFLREAEMAARLSHPHIVPIYAVDEADGLVWIAMGLVEGESLAQRLHREPQPPLDVVRRVLREVADALDYAHREGVVHRDIKPDNILLEHSTGRALVTDFGIARAAEGDQRLTATGIAVGTPAYMSPEQAMGEREVDGRADIYALGVVAYQMLAGELPFQASNTPTMLMKHLSERPRPLVQVRDDVPVPVLAAVERALAKGRAERWPDAARFKAALSEELGEASPRRSRASGVVAVPPAVSPPAESRPVSSAPPRLPTPPPSAPFIAEDPLDALHRNTPLPAPAFPSLPRDWMFDPSTREHGKEALRAWREETRRWKEQVKGQSRGSRHDLRRASIELNALQLQQHAPEVRIAQVRRRIGSGVVTIGVLAVINAITSPMFPWVVFPAIGIGFGMVKKVADLWADGIPLRRIWQRPVRPAVRGDEQPLRRLEPKLPAPPAATAAEAVLDAVPRDVLEGPHGVAIRDAFAARAQIRSLLARLPEHERSLLPEIQPTVESLIERTRTLAVALHALDTDASPDALVRLETRIAQATALPEDAPERARRLELLERQRVTLTDLAERRSVLSQQMEQAVLLLDTMKLDLMKLRSSGVQSRLADDRHLTSEMRALARDVERVAEAVDESRMDRGTAE from the coding sequence GTGGCTGACGAGGATCTGCTTCCGCGGGCCGCGGCGGCGGTCGCGGACCATTTCCACATCGAAGCCGAGATTGGGCGCGGCGGGATGGCCGTGGTGTATCGCGCCACCGACCTCCGGCTGCGGCGAAAGGTCGCGCTCAAGGTGCTGCCGCCGGACCTCGCGTATCGCGACGAGGTGAAGCGCCGCTTCCTGCGAGAGGCGGAGATGGCGGCGCGGCTCTCGCACCCGCACATCGTGCCCATTTACGCGGTGGACGAGGCCGATGGTCTCGTTTGGATTGCGATGGGACTCGTGGAAGGCGAGTCGCTGGCGCAGCGGTTGCACCGTGAACCGCAGCCGCCGCTTGATGTTGTGCGTCGCGTGCTGCGCGAAGTGGCCGACGCGCTCGACTACGCGCATCGCGAGGGTGTGGTGCATCGCGACATCAAGCCGGACAACATCCTGCTTGAGCACTCCACGGGGCGGGCACTGGTCACGGACTTCGGCATCGCGCGCGCGGCGGAGGGTGACCAGCGCCTGACCGCCACCGGCATCGCCGTGGGGACGCCGGCGTACATGAGTCCCGAGCAGGCAATGGGCGAGCGCGAGGTCGACGGCCGCGCCGATATCTACGCGCTGGGTGTGGTGGCGTATCAGATGCTGGCGGGCGAATTGCCATTCCAGGCGTCCAACACGCCGACGATGCTGATGAAGCACCTGAGCGAGCGGCCGCGGCCGCTGGTGCAGGTGCGTGACGATGTGCCGGTCCCGGTGCTCGCCGCAGTGGAGCGCGCGCTCGCGAAGGGCCGCGCGGAGCGATGGCCGGATGCCGCGCGGTTCAAGGCGGCGCTCTCGGAGGAGCTGGGTGAGGCATCACCGAGGCGCAGCCGCGCATCCGGGGTCGTGGCGGTGCCGCCAGCAGTCTCACCGCCGGCGGAATCGCGGCCCGTGTCGTCCGCGCCACCGCGGCTGCCAACGCCGCCACCGAGCGCTCCGTTCATCGCCGAGGATCCGCTCGACGCCCTGCACCGCAACACGCCATTGCCGGCGCCGGCTTTCCCGAGCCTGCCGCGTGACTGGATGTTCGATCCCAGCACGCGCGAACACGGCAAGGAGGCGCTGCGTGCCTGGCGCGAGGAGACGCGGCGCTGGAAGGAGCAGGTGAAGGGGCAGTCGCGCGGCAGCCGGCACGACCTCCGCCGCGCGTCCATCGAACTCAATGCGCTCCAGCTGCAGCAGCACGCGCCGGAGGTGCGCATCGCGCAGGTGCGGCGTCGCATCGGCTCCGGCGTCGTGACCATCGGCGTCTTGGCTGTGATCAACGCCATCACCAGTCCGATGTTTCCTTGGGTGGTCTTCCCGGCCATCGGCATCGGATTCGGGATGGTGAAGAAGGTCGCCGACCTTTGGGCGGACGGGATCCCGCTGCGGCGCATCTGGCAGCGCCCGGTGCGCCCAGCGGTTCGTGGTGACGAGCAGCCGTTGCGTCGGCTCGAGCCGAAGCTTCCGGCGCCACCAGCGGCCACGGCGGCCGAGGCGGTGCTCGATGCGGTGCCGCGCGACGTGCTCGAAGGACCACACGGCGTGGCGATTCGCGATGCCTTTGCCGCGCGCGCGCAAATCCGTTCGCTGCTGGCGCGGTTGCCCGAGCACGAGCGATCGTTGTTGCCGGAGATCCAGCCGACGGTGGAGTCATTGATCGAGCGCACGCGCACCTTGGCGGTCGCCCTGCACGCGCTCGACACCGACGCGTCCCCGGATGCGCTGGTGCGGCTCGAAACACGCATCGCGCAGGCGACCGCATTGCCCGAGGACGCCCCCGAACGCGCGAGGCGGCTGGAGTTGCTGGAGCGGCAGCGCGTGACGCTCACCGACCTCGCCGAGCGGCGCTCGGTGCTGTCGCAGCAGATGGAGCAGGCGGTCTTGCTCCTGGACACGATGAAGCTCGACCTCATGAAGCTGCGCAGCTCCGGCGTCCAGTCACGCCTCGCCGACGACCGGCACCTCACGTCCGAGATGCGGGCGTTGGCGCGCGACGTCGAGCGGGTGGCGGAGGCGGTGGACGAGTCGCGGATGGACCGCGGAACTGCCGAGTAG
- a CDS encoding serine/threonine protein kinase: MSEPRISQSDAELQSHIVRVLESQYEVEKEIGRGGMGIVYKGRDKRLKRPVAIKLLPPELAFRSEIRQRFLREAEMAAQLSHPHIVPIYSVDEREGLVYFVMALVEGENLGTRIQRQGPLQPEEARRILREVGDALAYAHSQNTVHRDIKPDNILLDGNTGRTMVTDFGIARAVSEGGDAKLTATGIAIGTPAYMSPEQSAGDRDIDGRTDLYALGIVAYQMLCGDLPFSANSTPALLVKHLSERPVPIDRRAMVPPDLARAVMLCLEKNPDDRFPDARAFVEALDGGAMPNLPVRASAAYPQATPSWSAPILEEESGPTANEIARWHDPSVVRFRKAIAPFLFVTGALFAVGLVGGPNLLVISAFWGINVAYKYARLWSDGYDWRDVFKQPRDKMLVDVAADTVDNAKAIFDRDKRAEVREKARRRRHSLGAATSPEAGVNALGPLDGAALGSGPHATVARQAITDREEIVRLVNDLPKSEQQRVADVVPTARQLAESVMGLATSLTTLERENSGQTVAAMDKEIATLEAQANPLDFSASEVRVKRLAMLKRARRGAAEVEQRKTEYTAKLEDCALALQNLKYDMLKLKAGSQSWQHVTTMAEQAMALARDVDAVVYAGDALSRLDRPRTRG, encoded by the coding sequence GTGAGCGAACCTCGGATCAGCCAGTCAGATGCGGAACTGCAGTCGCACATCGTGCGGGTGCTGGAATCGCAGTACGAGGTGGAGAAGGAGATCGGCCGTGGTGGGATGGGCATCGTCTACAAGGGGCGCGACAAGCGCCTCAAGCGACCGGTGGCCATCAAGCTGCTGCCGCCCGAGTTGGCGTTCCGCTCGGAGATCCGGCAGCGCTTCCTGCGCGAGGCGGAGATGGCCGCGCAGCTCAGCCATCCGCACATCGTGCCGATCTATTCGGTGGACGAGCGTGAGGGCCTGGTCTACTTCGTGATGGCGCTGGTCGAGGGCGAGAACCTCGGCACGCGCATCCAGCGTCAGGGTCCGCTCCAGCCCGAGGAGGCACGGCGCATCCTTCGCGAGGTGGGCGACGCGCTGGCCTATGCGCACTCGCAGAACACCGTGCACCGCGACATCAAGCCGGACAACATCCTGCTCGACGGCAACACCGGTCGCACGATGGTGACGGACTTTGGCATTGCGCGCGCGGTGAGCGAGGGCGGGGACGCCAAGCTGACGGCGACGGGCATCGCGATTGGCACACCGGCCTATATGAGCCCGGAGCAGTCGGCGGGCGACCGCGACATCGATGGGCGCACGGACCTCTACGCGCTCGGCATCGTCGCCTACCAGATGCTCTGCGGCGACCTGCCGTTCTCGGCCAACAGCACCCCGGCGTTGCTCGTGAAGCACCTGAGCGAGCGTCCGGTGCCGATCGACCGTCGGGCGATGGTGCCGCCGGACCTGGCGCGCGCCGTGATGTTGTGTCTTGAGAAGAACCCGGACGATCGCTTCCCGGATGCGCGGGCCTTCGTCGAGGCCTTGGATGGCGGGGCGATGCCCAACTTGCCGGTGCGCGCCAGCGCGGCCTATCCGCAGGCGACGCCGAGCTGGTCGGCGCCGATTCTTGAGGAGGAGAGCGGGCCGACGGCGAACGAGATCGCGCGTTGGCACGACCCGTCAGTCGTGCGGTTCCGCAAGGCGATTGCGCCGTTCCTGTTCGTGACGGGTGCGCTGTTCGCCGTGGGGCTCGTGGGCGGCCCGAACCTGCTGGTCATCTCGGCGTTCTGGGGCATCAACGTCGCGTACAAGTACGCGCGGCTCTGGAGCGACGGTTACGATTGGCGCGACGTGTTCAAGCAGCCGCGCGACAAGATGCTGGTGGACGTGGCCGCCGACACGGTCGACAATGCCAAGGCCATCTTCGACCGCGACAAGCGCGCCGAGGTGCGCGAGAAGGCGCGCCGCCGCCGGCACTCGCTGGGGGCCGCCACGTCGCCGGAAGCAGGCGTCAACGCGCTCGGGCCGCTGGACGGCGCCGCGCTGGGCTCCGGTCCGCACGCGACGGTCGCGCGCCAGGCCATCACGGATCGTGAGGAGATCGTCCGCCTCGTCAACGACCTGCCCAAGTCCGAGCAGCAGCGCGTGGCGGACGTGGTGCCCACCGCGCGGCAACTCGCCGAGAGCGTGATGGGGCTGGCGACCTCGCTCACGACCCTGGAACGCGAGAACAGCGGCCAGACCGTGGCGGCGATGGACAAGGAGATCGCGACGCTCGAGGCGCAGGCAAATCCCTTGGACTTCAGCGCCAGCGAGGTGCGCGTGAAGCGCCTGGCGATGCTCAAGCGTGCGCGCCGCGGGGCCGCAGAGGTGGAGCAGCGCAAGACGGAGTACACAGCCAAACTCGAGGACTGCGCGCTGGCCCTGCAGAACCTCAAGTACGACATGCTCAAGCTCAAGGCGGGCAGCCAGAGCTGGCAGCACGTAACGACGATGGCCGAGCAGGCGATGGCGCTGGCCCGCGACGTGGATGCGGTCGTGTATGCGGGGGACGCGCTCTCGAGGCTCGACCGTCCCCGCACGCGTGGCTGA